Within Candidatus Binataceae bacterium, the genomic segment CGAGAGCTATCTTTACGTCGTCGCCGACGGAATGGGCGGGGCGGAAGCGGGCGAGGTGGCCAGCGCAATTGCCGTGGGCGCAATTCGTAAGTATGTTGAAGATGGGCTAGGTGGCGCAGAAGCCCAAAACCCGAGTCAACTGTTGACGGCGGCGCTCGAGGAGGCCAACCGCAGGATTATCGAATACCAGGCGGCTCATCCTGAGTCCCGCGGCATGGGGTCAACCGCCGTGAGCGTGCTGATCGCGCCGCCGGAGGGTGCTGTGGCATGGGTCGGCGACAGCAGGGTGTACCACTTCTCGGAGGCCTCGGGGTTGCGCCAGTTGACCCGCGATCATTCGCTCGTGCAGCGGCTAATCGAAATCGGCCAGATAACACCCGAAGAGGCGCGCCATCACGAGCACAAAAACGTAATCACCCGTTCGCTCGGCGCGCGCCAGAGCGGGCCGGCCGGGGCCGAGGGGATGGCGTTCAAACTCAAGCGCGGCGACCGCCTGATGCTCTGCAGCGACGGACTGACCGCTCACGTCGACGACCAAACTATCGGCGAGGTGTTGCGCCGCCACGACGCTCCTTACGCGGCGACGCGCGAACTGGTGGTGGCTGCGAACGCAGGGGGTGGAACCGACAACGTTTCGGTAATCGTTGTGTTTGCTGACTGATGGCGAAGACAGGCACATCCGGCGGGTTGCCTAATGAGCCGCTCACGTCCGGCACGGTCCTGCAAAACCGTTACGAGATCGAGCGCCTGCTGGGCGGCGGCGGGATGGGGATGGTCTATCTGGCGCGCGACCATCGGCTTGCCAACCGCTATTGCGCGGTCAAGGAGATGGTCGACCACTTCATCGACCAGCAGCAGCGAATCGAGGCCAACGAATACTTCGCCCGCGAAGCCGACACGCTGGCTCAGCTCAAGCACTCGGCCATTCCCGCCATAAGCGACCGCTTCGACGACCAGAATCGCCATTACCTGGTGATGGAGTACGTCGAGGGCCGCAACCTCGAAGAGGAGATCGCGGCGCGCGGCGGCCCGCTGCCCGAGGGGCTGATAATCGACATCGCGCGCCAGCTTTGCGACGTGCTGGCCTACCTCCACGGTTTCGCGCCGCCGGTCATCTACCGCGACATGAAGCCGTCGAACGTGATGCTGACGCCGAAGGGGCGGGTGGTGCTGATCGACTTCGGCATCGCGCGCCTGTTCAAGAGCGCGCGCAAGGGGACGATGATCGGCACGCTCGGCTTCGCGCCGCCCGAGCAGTATCAGGGCGCGGTCGATCCGCGAAGCGATATCTATTCGCTCGGCGCCACGCTGCACTATGCGCTCACCGGGCGCGATCCGGAGAAATATCCGCCGTTCAGCTTTCCGCCGGTGCGCGACCTGCGTCCGGAGGTCTCGACCAATCTGGCGGGCGCGATCGATCGCGCTCTCGCCTATCAGGCCGACGCGCGCCCCGTGACGATCCAGGATTTCCGCGAGATGATGCTCTACGGCACGGGCCTCGGCGACGCGGTCGGGGGGCCTGCGGTCACCTCCCACGGCGGCACCGCCGATCTCGTGCTGCCGCGTGAGACGGCCGAGGTAACCGCGCCGCCGCATCCGCGCCGCCGCCACCGGCGCAAGCGCCGCGCCGTGGCGTTCGCCGCCTTTTTCGTGGTCGTAGCCGGCGGCGCGTTCGGCGCGACCTACGTTTACAACAATCCCGAGTTGCAGCAGCGGCTCGGCGTCAAATCGTTCATCGATAGTCTGCCCTGGAAGGTTGAAGAGCGCCTGAACGCCGCCGCGGCTCATCCGCTCGATTTCCAGCGCATGACGCTGCAACTCTCGACCCGCTCGGGCGCGCCGCTCAGCTCGCCGCGGGCGACCTTTACCAATATCGAGTTGGCGAACAATCAGTACCTGCAGTGGAATGCTTCCTTCGTCAATCGGCTGGCGGGACTCAAGGGACAGGACGAGAAGGTAGAGGCGCGTTTCTTGAGCCCCTCGGGCCTGCAGATCGCGTCCAGCGACGCGAGCCGCTTTGTCGGACCGGGCGAGAACTCGGCCCAGTTCAGCGGCGTCGCGCTGATGCCTGACCTGGGCGCGCTCCCGCCCGGAAACTACAAGGTTGCAATTTACGTCAACAGCCAACCGATCGCCGAGCAGGCCTTCGCGGTCAGCCAGGACCTTGCGGCGTTGAAGGCGGCCGAGGCCGCCAACGCGGCAGAGAAGGCGCGCGAGGCGGCGGACAACGCCAAGGCGCATGACGAAGCCGAGCGGCTCGCGATGCTCGAAGCTCGCCGGCGCAAGCCCTTACAGTTGGCGGAGATCGAATTCCTCAACAGCACCAAGTCGGGCACTCCGCTGGCCGGGCCGAGCACCAGCTTCAATGCCTCCAAGGTTCTCTTCGTGAACTGGCGCATCACCTTCGAAAATCGGCTTTACAATCTCGATACCGGCCAATACCGGGTCGACGCGGCTTACATCGCGCCCGACGGCCATACGCTCGGCAGCGTGGACGACATCCGTATCGTGCCGCCCAACTCGCGCACCGCGATCTTCAGCGGACGGGTCGGCAACTCGGCCGGCGGCGCGTTCGTGCCCGGCCAGTACACGGTCAATTTCTATCTGAACGGCCAATACGTGGCGCAGAAAAAATTCCACGTGCTCGCGGACAATTCGCCGGCTTACCCCCCAACCTCGCTGGGGGCGTCATTGAGCTCGCCGCCGAGCAGCCTCAACGGCGGCGGCGCGGCAACCGGCACGATCGACGTCCCGACCCTCGCCACCGGCCGAATCGACGGGCTCGCGGGCACCAACAACATACCGCTCGAGTTGCGCCTGCGCCCGCAACCCAATGGCTTTCTGCACGGCGAGATGGTGATCCATCTGGCCAACTATGGAGCTACGCCGATCCAGGGCTTTATCCGCGGCAACCACGTCGAGTTCCAGGTGCCGTACGGAGCCAAGACGCTCTACTTCGACGGCCGCCGCAGTGCCGATCAGCTGAGCGGAACCTTCTCCGCGACGCCCACCGGCGAGCGGGGCAGTTGGACGACTGTCACCAATTGAGCATCGCGCACCAATTGAGCGCGGCGGCGGTGCGGAACTGCGCTCGCGAATTGCGGGTTATTCAAAACATTCGCGGCCACTCGGTAACTCCAGGCGCCAACCACGATGGGCATCAATCAGCCGTGGCGCGCTTGAACGCACGAGCGCCACGCGCAATGCTTTGTGGCTGGACACGCTATGGCGAGTAACGTTTCCCGGGAAAAGCTCCTTTTTTACTCCGCGGCGGGCGGGATGGGCGGATTCGCCGCATGGGGTGTGCAGGAATCGTTCGCCGGCATCCGCAGCTACTATTTGCGCGACGCGACGACCGGCCTGATTATCGGACTGTTCATCTGCGGCTTTCTCGCCTCGATTGAGGCGCTCAGCGTCAGCCAATGGCGTCAGGCGATGCGCGGGGTCAAGAGCGGCGCGATCTTCGGCGCGATCGGCGGCGCCGCGGGATTGGTCGGCGGCGAGATCCTTTTCAGCATCCTGCACGGGCTTGTCGGCCGCGTGCTGGGATGGGCGCTGCTCGGCGTCGCGGTTGGATTGGGGGTTGGATGGGCGTCCGGGTCGGGCGCGCGCAAACGCAACGGCGCGCTGGGCGGTCTTCTCGGCGGCGCGCTCGGCGGGCTCTGCTACCAGACGCTGACCACCACCTTTCCTCAATTTTTCGGCCGCGCGATCGCGATTATCGTGCTTGGCATGCTGATCGGGTTCTTCATCGGACTGGTGGGCGAATTGCTCAAGCGGGGATGGCTGATGGTGATCCGCAGCCAGAGCCGCAACGCCCGCGAGGGCCGCGAATATCCGCTGACCAAGCCGGTCACGATCATCGGGCGCGCCGAGGAGAGCGATATCGGCCTGTTCGGCGACCAGAGCGTGCTGGCCCATCACGCGATCATCCGCCGCGAGGGGCGCGATTTCGTGGTCAGTCCGGCGGGCGGCGGCCAGATACTGATCAACCGCCGTCCGGTGAGCGGGCGCCAGGCGCTGCACAGCGGCGACCGGGTCGAGGTCGGCGGCACACTATTTATCTTCCGCGAGCGGGCGCAGGCCGCGCAGAACTGAGGCCCGGGTTGAGAGACGCTGTGGGGCTAGAAACTACGGGCTTGCGACTGTTCGCCGGCGCGCTGGCCGCAATCGCGGCCGCGGCGCTGTTTGCCGCGTGCGCCACCACCGTCCAGCAGGAGATTGCCGCCGAGCCGCCGACCGCGCTCGAGACGCTCACCTATTTCCCCTTTCAGGTTAAGGGTTACCAGAACAGCTATCCGCGCCGCCGGATAATCGTGCTGATGCCGACCGACGCGCGCGACTTCAAGGACACCGGGGGCCAGGCCCATGCGCCGCAGGACGGCAATCCCGCCACGGGCGTGATGCTCGGTCCGGACGGCGCCGTCGTCCAGCGAATTTTCAGTACCGCGCTCGGCCCGATCGTGCAGGGCGCGATCGTGCGCTCGGCCGACGAGGCCGGGATGCTTGCCACGGCGTCCAACGACTCGCTGGACGCGGCGCTCAAGGAAACCAACGAGGACTACGTACTGGAGAGCAGGATCGTCCGATGCTGGGTGAACAAACATACGGGGACCGACGTGAATGCGCCGCCAAGCTCGAGCCTGGGATGGTTCACCACCGCCGACGTCGCCATCGACGTGGTCATCTACAAGCCCCCGTTCAACGTCGCCTTCTGGCAGGGCGAGAGCACCGCGACCTATAGCGACCCGCCGGCCGACAACGGCACCGGGATGGGCGATGACGTGCCGATCTACGACCGGCCGGGCGAGGTGCTGTCGGTCGCGCTGACGCGGGCGGTGGCGGGAATTTTCAAGCGCGAGGCGCTGCATGCGCTGATCGTGCAGGACACCGTCGGACCTCAACACTGATCGCGGTCCGCAGGCTGCGGAGCTTGGCCGGGAGCGGCTGAGGCCGCGTACCGAACGGCGCGCGGCCCCAGCTGGCTTCTGCTACTTCTTGGATGCGGCGCGGCGGCGCGCGCCGGCGCGCGCGCGCGGTGCACGGGCGTGCGCTTTGGCGTCGCCCGTGCCGGTCGCCTTGGCGGGCTCCTCGGCAGACTCGCCGGCGGCTTCGGCCTCGTGCTCCGGAGCGCGGGCAGCCCCGCGCTTTTCGAGCGAAGCCTTGAGCGCGGCCATCAAGTCGATCACCTGGCCGCGCCGCGGCTCTTCGTGCGCTTCCGTCACCTGTTGTCCGGCGACCTTCTGCTGCGCTGCCTCTTCGACCTTTTCGCGGAAGGTATCGTGATACTTTGACAGGTCTATCTTCTTGCTCGTGAGCTCGCCGATTAGCCGCTCGGCCAGGGCGAGTTCGCTTTCTTTGGCGGCCTCGTTGGTCGCGCGATCAACGTCGTCGATCGATCGCACCTCGTCGGCATAGTAGATCGTGTGCATCATCAGCCCTTTCTCGTAGGGCCGCAGAACCACGACGTGTTCCTTGCCGCGCAGCGTGTAACGCCCAAGCGCGACGCGCCCGGTCTTTGTCATTGCGTCGGTGAGCAGGCGATAGGCTTTGGCCGAGGCCTGATCGCATCCGAGGTAATACGCGGTCTCGAAATAGATCGGGTCAATCTGCTCCAGCGGGACGAACTCGGTTATCTCGATCGAATGGTTGCCGCCGCGCGCCTCCAGGGTCTTCAGTTCATCGTCGCTGAAAGTGACGTAGCGATCCTTGGAAACTTCATAGCCGCGCACCAGTTCGCTGCGGTCGATAATCGTATTATCCACGGGGCAGAAGATTTTCTGCTGGATCCGGCTCAGATCCTTGGCATGCAACAGGTTGAAGCTGACCGATCTGGACCGTGTCGCCGGGAAAAGGCGCACAGGAATCGAAACCAGGCCGAACGAGATGTTGCCGTTGCCGACGGGACGTGATGCCATTGATGTAGCCCTCCCGGATAAAATCAGCTTAGCGGTACCGCCGCCGCGGAATCCATACAGTTTCCGATCAAAAATCGGAAGGCGAAGATTGAACGAAAAATAATGACGCTCGACGAATATCGCCGCAAACGCAGCGCCGAGCGCACGCCCGAGCCCTTCGGAGAAACCCCGCTGCCGGGCCGGCCCGCCGGCGGAATGTTCGTCGTGCAGAAGCACGCCGCGACGAGGCTCCATTACGACTTCCGGCTCGAGATGGAGGGCGTCCTGCGCTCGTGGGCGATACCCAAAGGACCGTCGCTCAATCCCGCAGATAAACGGCTTGCCGTGATGGTCGAGGACCATCCGATCGAGTACGGCGATTTCGAAGGGATCATTCCCGAGGGCAACTACGGCGCGGGCGAGGTAATCGTCTGGGACCGCGGCGTCTATCGTTTGGCCGATCCGCCGGACGACGTGGCCGGCGCTGTCCGCGCGGGCAAGCTCGACATCGAGATGTTCGGTTTCAAGCTCAGAGGCGGGTACGCGATGGTGCGGACGAGCGGGCGCAAGTCCGAGGCTCGCGCGAGCCGTAACGAAAAGCCGCAATGGCTCTTGATCAAGCGGCACGACGCCTTCGCCTCGACCGAAACGGACATCGCGGAAAGCCGGCCCCGCTCGGTGCTGTCCGGGCTTACGCTCCAGGAGCTCTCGGATGCGTCCACGCTCGCGGCGCGTCTGGTCACCGAGCTCGAGCAGCTGCGCGCGCCGGAATTGAAGGACGCGGTCGTGCCTGAGCGGTTTCCTTTTGCGCTCGCGAAGCTGGTGAACGGTCCGGTCGAGGGTCCGGAGTGGCTGCACGAGATCAAATACGACGGAGTGCGCGCGCTCGCGATCCGCGACGGTGCTGCGATACGGATTTTCGGCCGCAGCGGCCTTGAAGCCACCGCCAACTATCCTGAGGTGGTGCTCGCACTCAGCAAGTTGCCATTTGCCCGCTTCGTGCTCGACGGCGAGATCATCGCGTTCGGTCCCGACGGACGGCCGAATTTCCAGGCTTTGCAACGGCGCATCCAGGCGCGGGATCGCCGCCAGATCGCGGAAATGGCGCTCGCCCATCCGGCCCAGTACTACGTGTTCGATCTCCTGGCCTTCGATCGCTTCGATCTTCGCGGCCTGGGGCTTGAGCAGCGAAAGGATATGCTCCGCCGAGTCGTTCGCGACGAGGGGCTGCTGCGTTATTCGGACTATCACACGGGCAGCGGACGCCAGTTTTACGACGCGGTTGCAGAGCTTGGGCTCGAGGGCGTGGTCGCCAAGCGCTTGAACTCGCCCTATCCGGCAGGCCGCAGTGGTGCATGGCTCAAAATCAAGTGCCCGCGTACCGAGCGGTTCGTGATCGGCGGATGGACCGAGCCTGCGGGCTCGCGCACGCATTTTGGCGCGCTGCTGGTCGGGCAGTACGAGGCGCCTGAAGTACTGCGATTCGTGGGCCGTGTCGGCACCGGCTTCGATGATGAGCGGCTGCGAACGATCGGTGCGAAGCTGCGCGCGCGCGCGATCTCTGCATCGCCGTTTCGACGCCGCGACCCGGGCGAACCGGCAATCCCGTCCGGCGCGCATTTCTGCAGGCCGGACCTGGTATGCGAAGTGCGCTTCACGGAATGG encodes:
- a CDS encoding serine/threonine-protein kinase, whose product is MAKTGTSGGLPNEPLTSGTVLQNRYEIERLLGGGGMGMVYLARDHRLANRYCAVKEMVDHFIDQQQRIEANEYFAREADTLAQLKHSAIPAISDRFDDQNRHYLVMEYVEGRNLEEEIAARGGPLPEGLIIDIARQLCDVLAYLHGFAPPVIYRDMKPSNVMLTPKGRVVLIDFGIARLFKSARKGTMIGTLGFAPPEQYQGAVDPRSDIYSLGATLHYALTGRDPEKYPPFSFPPVRDLRPEVSTNLAGAIDRALAYQADARPVTIQDFREMMLYGTGLGDAVGGPAVTSHGGTADLVLPRETAEVTAPPHPRRRHRRKRRAVAFAAFFVVVAGGAFGATYVYNNPELQQRLGVKSFIDSLPWKVEERLNAAAAHPLDFQRMTLQLSTRSGAPLSSPRATFTNIELANNQYLQWNASFVNRLAGLKGQDEKVEARFLSPSGLQIASSDASRFVGPGENSAQFSGVALMPDLGALPPGNYKVAIYVNSQPIAEQAFAVSQDLAALKAAEAANAAEKAREAADNAKAHDEAERLAMLEARRRKPLQLAEIEFLNSTKSGTPLAGPSTSFNASKVLFVNWRITFENRLYNLDTGQYRVDAAYIAPDGHTLGSVDDIRIVPPNSRTAIFSGRVGNSAGGAFVPGQYTVNFYLNGQYVAQKKFHVLADNSPAYPPTSLGASLSSPPSSLNGGGAATGTIDVPTLATGRIDGLAGTNNIPLELRLRPQPNGFLHGEMVIHLANYGATPIQGFIRGNHVEFQVPYGAKTLYFDGRRSADQLSGTFSATPTGERGSWTTVTN
- a CDS encoding FHA domain-containing protein, with protein sequence MASNVSREKLLFYSAAGGMGGFAAWGVQESFAGIRSYYLRDATTGLIIGLFICGFLASIEALSVSQWRQAMRGVKSGAIFGAIGGAAGLVGGEILFSILHGLVGRVLGWALLGVAVGLGVGWASGSGARKRNGALGGLLGGALGGLCYQTLTTTFPQFFGRAIAIIVLGMLIGFFIGLVGELLKRGWLMVIRSQSRNAREGREYPLTKPVTIIGRAEESDIGLFGDQSVLAHHAIIRREGRDFVVSPAGGGQILINRRPVSGRQALHSGDRVEVGGTLFIFRERAQAAQN
- a CDS encoding Ku protein produces the protein MASRPVGNGNISFGLVSIPVRLFPATRSRSVSFNLLHAKDLSRIQQKIFCPVDNTIIDRSELVRGYEVSKDRYVTFSDDELKTLEARGGNHSIEITEFVPLEQIDPIYFETAYYLGCDQASAKAYRLLTDAMTKTGRVALGRYTLRGKEHVVVLRPYEKGLMMHTIYYADEVRSIDDVDRATNEAAKESELALAERLIGELTSKKIDLSKYHDTFREKVEEAAQQKVAGQQVTEAHEEPRRGQVIDLMAALKASLEKRGAARAPEHEAEAAGESAEEPAKATGTGDAKAHARAPRARAGARRRAASKK
- the ligD gene encoding DNA ligase D, which gives rise to MTLDEYRRKRSAERTPEPFGETPLPGRPAGGMFVVQKHAATRLHYDFRLEMEGVLRSWAIPKGPSLNPADKRLAVMVEDHPIEYGDFEGIIPEGNYGAGEVIVWDRGVYRLADPPDDVAGAVRAGKLDIEMFGFKLRGGYAMVRTSGRKSEARASRNEKPQWLLIKRHDAFASTETDIAESRPRSVLSGLTLQELSDASTLAARLVTELEQLRAPELKDAVVPERFPFALAKLVNGPVEGPEWLHEIKYDGVRALAIRDGAAIRIFGRSGLEATANYPEVVLALSKLPFARFVLDGEIIAFGPDGRPNFQALQRRIQARDRRQIAEMALAHPAQYYVFDLLAFDRFDLRGLGLEQRKDMLRRVVRDEGLLRYSDYHTGSGRQFYDAVAELGLEGVVAKRLNSPYPAGRSGAWLKIKCPRTERFVIGGWTEPAGSRTHFGALLVGQYEAPEVLRFVGRVGTGFDDERLRTIGAKLRARAISASPFRRRDPGEPAIPSGAHFCRPDLVCEVRFTEWTEGGVVRHPSFLGLIEGANAAECAYQGPDSSSSPSSSPPGAAPQASTLLAPENFAQPSRPASPDPSANLSTNNQTGDKSAEVSNPVKGTAHTHDPDHVEITHADKIFWPAEGYTKGDLVEYYETIAPWMLPYLKDRPVMLTRYPDGIEGKSFFQKDAPGYVPGWIRRVKIYSEDSRREISYFILESVKALKYVANMGAIPIHIWSSRTPSLGNPDWLLFDIDPKGSTTERAVLVAEETARVLRSVGMRPYVKTSGQAGLHVVVGLRPHYTYEQARMFCEAVARVVVARIPDAATVTRTPAARKGRVYIDYLQLGQGKTIAAPFAVRPQPGAPVSAPLKWNELRSGLDPRKFNIKTMPRRMTRLGEDPFLGGLTDQQEIEAALPKVESMLRGK